The Vibrio tasmaniensis genome includes a region encoding these proteins:
- the gntR gene encoding gluconate operon transcriptional repressor GntR yields the protein MLSKKKRPTLQDVANLVGVTKMTVSRCLRDSSQVSEALRDKISAAVDELGYIPNRAPDILSNAKSNAIGVLVPSLTNQVFAEVIRGIEQVTAPAGYQTMIAHYGYSAELEEQSIASLLSYNVDAIILSENVHTDRARKMLQTVSIPVIEIMDSVSPRIEQAVGFDNFEAARAMTKTMLDRGRTNIAYLAARMDERTRLKMAGYEHAMQEADKTPVTLQTEDASSFTLGAKLIGELLDKHPEVNGIFCTNDDLAIGAFYECVRRGIQVPEKMAIAGFHGHDITVAMTPRLATVVTPREQIGKVAAQQVVARLQGNKEWVAKLDLGYEIEVGESI from the coding sequence ATGCTAAGTAAGAAAAAACGTCCCACATTACAAGATGTTGCCAACCTAGTTGGTGTCACCAAAATGACCGTCAGTCGCTGTCTAAGAGACTCTTCACAGGTATCAGAAGCACTGCGAGATAAGATCAGCGCTGCAGTCGACGAGTTAGGTTACATCCCTAATCGTGCGCCAGACATTCTTTCTAACGCAAAAAGCAATGCTATCGGTGTTCTTGTTCCCTCGTTAACTAACCAAGTTTTCGCCGAAGTTATCCGTGGCATTGAACAAGTCACCGCGCCTGCGGGCTACCAAACCATGATTGCCCACTATGGCTATAGCGCTGAACTGGAAGAGCAGAGCATCGCTTCGCTGCTTTCTTACAACGTTGATGCGATTATCCTTTCAGAAAATGTGCACACTGATAGAGCGCGTAAAATGCTGCAGACTGTTTCTATCCCTGTGATTGAAATTATGGATTCGGTGTCTCCCCGTATTGAACAAGCAGTGGGCTTTGATAACTTCGAAGCGGCTAGAGCGATGACCAAAACCATGCTCGATCGAGGGCGTACCAATATCGCTTATTTGGCTGCTCGAATGGATGAACGTACTCGCTTGAAAATGGCGGGCTATGAGCATGCGATGCAAGAAGCCGACAAAACGCCAGTAACGCTGCAAACCGAAGACGCTTCCTCGTTTACTTTAGGCGCAAAACTGATAGGTGAGTTACTTGATAAGCACCCTGAAGTGAATGGTATTTTCTGTACTAACGATGATTTGGCCATTGGTGCTTTTTACGAATGCGTACGACGTGGTATTCAAGTACCCGAGAAGATGGCGATTGCAGGTTTCCACGGACACGACATCACAGTGGCGATGACGCCTCGTTTAGCGACTGTAGTAACACCAAGGGAGCAGATTGGTAAAGTCGCTGCACAGCAAGTTGTAGCGCGTTTACAAGGCAATAAAGAATGGGTCGCGAAGCTGGATCTTGGCTACGAGATTGAAGTGGGAGAGAGTA
- the pepE gene encoding dipeptidase PepE: protein MNVMLFSNGKLPGDTSLLEYGKEWIRPMMEKTQPKKMLFIPFAMIRGQYSDRAQQLQQVFDEYDCEVVSIHEAEDPVQALKEVDGIIISGGNTWVLNRMLHDLGLVTPMRDAVINKGKLFIGWSAGTNVATPTIRTTNDMPIVSAAILPALNFVPFQINPHYIEASISGHMGETRDERIEEFLCMNPSEVVVGIPEGTMLQVCEGKLTYHTATGKPMKLFKHGQLAETFTADSDLAFLMDIGC from the coding sequence ATGAATGTAATGCTATTTAGTAACGGTAAGTTACCAGGTGACACATCACTTTTAGAGTATGGTAAAGAGTGGATTCGTCCAATGATGGAAAAGACTCAGCCTAAAAAAATGTTGTTTATTCCATTCGCAATGATTCGAGGGCAATACTCAGATCGCGCGCAGCAATTGCAGCAAGTGTTCGATGAATATGATTGCGAAGTGGTGAGTATTCATGAAGCCGAAGACCCTGTGCAAGCCTTGAAAGAGGTTGATGGTATCATCATTAGTGGCGGTAATACGTGGGTGCTTAACCGTATGCTTCACGACCTAGGTTTGGTAACACCGATGCGTGATGCTGTGATCAACAAAGGTAAGCTGTTTATTGGTTGGAGTGCGGGAACAAATGTCGCAACCCCAACGATCCGTACTACTAATGATATGCCAATTGTCAGTGCTGCTATCTTGCCTGCGCTTAATTTTGTGCCATTTCAGATTAACCCTCACTATATAGAAGCATCCATTTCTGGGCATATGGGCGAAACACGTGATGAACGTATTGAAGAGTTCTTGTGCATGAACCCAAGTGAAGTCGTTGTTGGTATCCCTGAAGGGACGATGCTGCAAGTGTGTGAAGGAAAATTAACGTACCACACCGCGACAGGCAAGCCAATGAAGCTCTTTAAGCATGGTCAACTTGCTGAAACGTTCACGGCGGACAGCGATCTTGCATTCTTGATGGACATCGGTTGCTAG